Sequence from the Agrococcus sp. SL85 genome:
CGTTCGCGAGCTCGAGCGCCTCCTCGTCGGAGTCGAAGGGCGTGATCGCGACGACGGGGCCGAAGATCTCCTCCTGGAAGATCCGCGCGTCCGGGGCGACGTCGGCGAAGACCGTGGGCGCGACGAAGTTGCCCTCGGGGAAGCCCTCCGGGCGGCCGCCGCCAGCGAGCAGTCGGCCCTCCGACTTGCCGATCTCGACGTACGCCATGACCTTCTCGAAGTGCTCGGGGTGCACGAGCGCGCCGACCTCGGTCGCGGGGTCGGCCGGGTCGCCGACGACGATGCGCCGCGCCCGCGCCGCGTAGCGCTCGAGGAACTCCTCGTAGATCGGGCGCTCCACGAGGATGCGGCTGCCCGCGGTGCAGCGCTCGCCGTTCAGCGAGAAGACGCCGAAGAGGGTGGAGTCGATGGCCGCGTCGAGGTCGGCGTCGGCGAAGACGACGGCGGGGCTCTTGCCGCCGAGCTCCATCGACATCGCCTTGAGGTGCGGGGCGCAGTTGGCGAAGATCAGCTGGCCCGTGCGGCTCTCGCCCGTGAACGAGATGAGGGGCACGCCCGGGTGCTTGACGAGCGCGTCGCCGGCCTCCTCGCCGATGCCGTTGACGAGGTTGAAGACGCCCTGCGGCAGCTCGGCCTCCTCGAAGATGCCGGCCCAGAGCGACGCCGAGAGCGGCGTGAACTCGGCGGGCTTCAGCACGACGGTGCAGCCGGAGGCGAGCGCGGGCGCCAGCTTCCACGACTCGAGCATGAAGGGGGTGTTCCAGGGCGTGATGAGGCCCGCGACGCCCTTGGGCTTGCGGTTCACGTAGTTCATCTGGCTGCCCGGCACCTTGTAGGTGTCGTCGCGCTGGGCGACGATCAGGTCGGCGAAGAAGCGGAAGTTCTCGGCCGCGCGCTGCGCCTGGCCCTTCGCCTGCGTGATCGGGAGCCCCGAGTCGAACGACTCGAAGGCGGCGAGCTCGGCGTCGCGCGACTCGACGATGTCGGCGATGCGGTGCAGGATGCGTGCGCGCTGGCGCGGCTTCATGCTGGGCCACGGGCCGTCCTGGAAGGCGCGGGTGGCGGCGGCGACGGCCGCGTCGACGTCGGCGGCCTTGCCGCGCGCCGCGGTCGTGTAGACCTCGTTGCCCACGGGCTCGAGCACGTCGAAGCGATCGCCGTCGATCGAGTCGACGAAGCGGCCGTCGATGTAGTGCTGGATGTGGTCGGGCAGGCCTGCGGGACGGGTCGTCATCGGGTCTCCTGTCGGGGTGCGGCGGCATCGTGGGGCGCGCGGCGGAGGTAGGCGTTGGGGGTCGCGAGGCGGTGGGCGCGCACGGCGAGCTCGATCTCGAGCGGCGCGGCGCCGGCCTCGACGAGGTCGAGGATGCGGTCGTGCTCGTCGACCGACTCCGCGGCGCGGGCGGGCACGAACGAGAAGGTCGAGGCGCGCAGGCGCGAGAGCCTGCGCCAGCCGCGGTCGACGAGGTCGCGCAGGTGCGCGTTGGGGCACGGGTCGGTGAGCGTGCGGTGCAGCAGCTCGTTCGTGCGCGTGAACGCGACGGGGTCGAGGTCGTCGAGCATGCCGCGCAGCTGCGCGTTGAGCTCGCGGGCGCGGGCGACGGCGGCGGCCGTCACGAAGGGCACGGCGACGTGGGCGGCGGCGCCCTCCACGTACGAGAGCGTCTCCATCGTGTCCCAGTACTCGTGCTCGTCGATCTCGGCGACGCGGGCGCCGACGTTGCGCTCGAAGGTGACGAGGCCCTCCGCCTCGAGCCGGCGGATCGCCTCGCGCACGGGCACGACGCTCATGCCGAGCTCGCTGCCGATCGCGTCGAGCACGAGGCGCTGGCCGGGCGGGTAGGTGCCGTCGACGATGCGGTCGTGCACGACGCGGAAGGCGAGCTGCGACTTGCTCAGCTGCGTCGCCTCGGCGGTCATGCGCCGGCCTCGGAGGCGGCCTCGGCCTCGAAGCGCGCCCGCCACGCGGCGTCCATCGGGAACAGCCCGTCGACGGGGTGGCCCTCCTCGACCATGCGCGCGATGAAGGACTCCTCGGCCTCCTGCCGCTCGGCCTCGTCGGCGAGCTCCTGGGCGATGCCGGGCGGGATGACGAGCAGGCCGTCGCCGTCGCCGACCACGATGTCGCCCGGCTGCACCGTGGTGCCGCCGCACGCGACGGTCTCGTCGACGCTCCACGGCACGTGGAGGCGGCCGAGCACCGCGGGGTGGCCGCCGGCGTGCCACGTGGGGATGCCGATCTCGGTCACGACGTCGAGGTCGCGCACGCCGCCGTCGGTGATGAGGCCCGCGGCGCCGAGGTGGCGGGCGCGGAGCGCGAGGATGTCGCCGAGCGTGCCCGAGCGCGTCTCGCCGCGCGCCTCGATGACGACGACGTCGCCCTCGCGCAGCGAGTCGAAGAGGCGCTTCTGCGCGTTGTAGCCGCCGCCGTGGCTGCGGAAGAGGTCCTCGCGGTTCGGCACGTAGCGCAGGGTGCGGGCCGTGCCGACGAGGCGCGCGCCGGGCCGCGTGGGGCGGAGGCCGTCGATCGAGACGTTGTCCATCCCGCGCTTGCGCAGCAGCGACGACAGGGTCGCGAGCGCGACGGTCGAGAGCTGCTCGCGCAGCCGCGGCGTGAGCACGGGCTCGGCGGCGGGCTGGAACTCGGCGATCGGGCGCCCGGAGGCGTCTGCCCACTGCTCGGGGGTCGCCTTCGGCTGGGCGCTGCGCGGCGGCAGCACGTGCTCGCCGACGCGCACGGTCGTGGCGAGGCGGCCGGTGCTGACGCGCTCGCCGTCGAGCGTCGTGGCCGCGACCTCGACCTCGACCGTCTGGCCGGGCAGGAACGTGGAGGCGCCCGCGGGCGTGCCGGTGAGGATGACGTCGCCGGGGGAGAGGGTGAGGGTCTGCGAGAGGTCGGCGACGATCTCGGCCAGCGAGAACAGCAGGGTGCCGGTCTCGTCGGCCTGCACGAGCTCGCCGTCGAGCCACGTGCGCAGCTCGATCGCGGCGGGGTCGAGGCGTGCGGCGTCGAGGAGCGTCGGCCCGATCGGCGTGGCGCCGTCGCCGCCCTTCGAGCGCACGTTGGCGCCCTTGTCGGCCCAGCGGAGGTCGAAGACGCCGAGGTCGTTCGCGGCGGTCACGGCGGCGACGTGCGACCAGGCCTCGGCGGGGGAGACGCGGTGCGCCTCGCGGCCGATGACGAGCGCGAGCTCGCCCTCGAAGCCGAAGATCTGCGTGCCCGCGGGGACGACCCAGTCGCCGCCCGTCGAGAGGGAGGAGGCGGGCTTCAGGAAGTAGCCGGGGGCCTCGGGGGTGCGGCCCTTCTGGGCGGCGCGGGCGGCGTAGGAGATGTGCATCGCGGCCACGGTGCCGGGCTTCGCGCCCAGCAGCTGCCAGGCGGCGCGGGCGGCGGCGGGGCCGCCGTCGGGGAAGGCGGCGCCGGTGGCGTCCCGGTGCGTCGATGCATCCATGCGGGCATCGTATACGATCTGTCGACCAGCCTGTCAAGCGGCGGTCGCGGCCTCGGGCCGGACGAGCCGGGCGCATCCGCCGGGTTGACGGCGCTCGCAAGGATCGTATACGTTCCAGCACATCCGGTCCCGAGCCGGACCCCCAGCATCTGACGAAGGAGTCAGCGTGTCCGCAACGACGCATCCGCACAGCAGCCCCCACTCCACGCCGGCCGAGCGACGGAAGGTCGTGGCCGCCACGATCATCGGCACCACCATCGAGTGGTACGACTTCTTCATCTACGCGCTCGCGGCGTCGACGGTCTTCCAGATCCTCTTCTTCGCCCCCGCGGGCGACGTCAGCCTGCTGCTCTCGCTGCTGACGATCGGCCTGTCGTTCCTCTTCCGCCCGCTCGGCGCCTTCCTCGCCGGCCACTTCGGCGACAAGATCGGCCGCCGCCCGATGCTCGTCATCACGCTGCTCGGCATGGGCCTCGCCACGACCCTCATCGGTCTCCTGCCCACCTACGAGAACGCCGGCTGGTTCGCCGTCGTCGCGCTCGTGACGCTCCGCATCGTGCAGGGCCTCTCGGCCGGCGGCGAGTGGGGCGGCGCAGCGCTCATGGCCGTCGAGCACGCGCCCGCCGCGCGCCGCGGCCTCTTCGGCTCGGCCCCGCAGGCCTGGGCGTGCCGCTCGGCCTCATCCTCGCCTCGGCGATGCTCGCGCTCATGCGCGCCGTCGCCCCCGGCGACGCCTTCCTCGAGTGGGGCTGGCGCATCCCCTTCCTCGTCTCGGTCGTGCTCATCGTCGTCGGCTTCGTCGTGCGCCGCACCGTGCAGGAGTCGCCGGTCTTCGAGGAGATCGCGGAGGCCAAGGCCGAGCAGACCGCCCCGGTCAAGAACGTCTTCAAGGTCTACGGCGGCCTCGTCGTGCTCGCCGCCCTCACCTTCGCCGCGAACAACGGCATCGGCTACATGACGACGGGCGGCTTCATCCAGGGCATGGCCTCGCGCCCCACCGACCAGGGCGGGCTCGGCTACGACCCCGTGCAGGTGCAGCTCGCGGTGCTCGGCGCCTCGGTCGTGTGGTTCGCGTCGACGCTGTTCGCGGGCTGGCTGAGCGACCGCATCGGCCGCAAGCGCACCTTCCTCATCTCGTGGGTGATCCTCGGCATCTCGGTCTTCCCGCTGTTCCCGCTCGTGCAGTCGGGCGTCGGCGGCGTGTTCCTCGGCTGCGCCCTGCTCGCGCTCGGCCTCGGCTTCTCCTACGGCCCGCAGTCGGCCTGGTACGCCGAGACCTTCCCGGCCTCGGTGCGGTTCTCGGGCGTCTCGATCGCCTACGCGATCGGCGCCATCGTGGGCGGCGCGTTCGCCCCGACGATCGCGCAGGCGCTGCTGCAGTCCTTCGGCACGACCTGGGCCGTCGTCGCCTACCTCTTCGGCCTCGTGCTCATCTCGCTCGTCGCGACGCTGCTGCTGCGCGAGCGCAAGGAGATCCCGCTCGACATCGAGTTCGAGCGCTCCGGCAAGTGGGCCGACTACGTGCCCGGACGCACCGAGGAGCCCGTCGGCACCCGCTGACCTCGCTCCACGACGAGGGGCCCGGTGCGCTGCGCCGGGCCCCTCGTCGTGCGCGCGTCGGCAAGCGGCGTGCGCCCCTCGCGTGGCCCGGCCGCCGCCGTCGGCGGAGGATGAGCGCGTCCCCCTTCGATGGAGAGCGAGGAACCCATGGAGACCTACGAGTCCCTGCTCGGCGCGGTCGGCGCCGACGACGGCATCCCGGTGATCGATCCGGCGACGGGCGAGGTCTTCGCCCACGCGCCCGCCTCGACCCCGGAGGACCTGGAGCGCGCGATCGCCGCGGCCCGCGGCGCGCAGCCCGCATGGGCGGCGCTGTCCGACGGCGAGCGCCGCGCCGCGCTCACGGCTGCGGCGGACGAGGTGGAGGCCAGCGCCGAGGCGCTCGCGCAGGCTCATCGCGCGCGAGCAGGGCAAGCCGCTCAGCGGCCCCGGCGCCCGCTTCGAGGCAGGCGCGGTCGTCGCCTGGCTGCGCGCCACGATCGCCACGGAGCTCGCGCCGGAGGTCGTCGTCGACGACGGCCAGGCGAAGGCCACCGTCTACTACCGGCCCATCGGCCTCGTCGGCGCCATCGGCCCCTGGAACTGGCCCGCGATGATCGCCACCTGGCAGTTCGCGCCGGCCCTCCGCATGGGCAACGCCGTGGTCATGAAGCCCAGCGAGCACACGCCGCTCAGCGTGCTCGCCACGGCGCTGCTCGTGAACCGCCACCTGCCCGAGGGGCTCCTCACGGTGCTCGCGGGCGATCGCGACCTCGGCTCGGCGCTCACCGCGCACCCCGCCTTCGGCAAGATCATGTTCACCGGCTCCGCCCGCACCGGCCAGGCGATCATGCGCGCCTCCGCCGACAACCTCACGCGCCTCACGCTCGAGCTCGGCGGCAACGACCCCGGCATCGTGCTGCCCGACGTCGACGCGAAGGCGATCGCCGAGGGCCTCTTCTGGGGCGCCTTCATCAACACGGGCCAGACCTGCGCGGCGCTGAAGCGCCTCTACGTGCACGAGGACGTCTACGACGACGTCGTGCGCGAGCTCGTCGCCGTCGCGGGAGCGATGCCGATGGGCTCCGGCACCGACGAGGCCAACGTGCTCGGTCCGCTCACGACCGAGCAGCAGTTCGGCATCGTCGACCGCCTCGTCGAGGAGGCCAGGGCCGCGGGCGGGCGCGTGCTGCTCGGCGGCGACCCCGACCGCGACGCGAAGGGCTGGTTCTACCCGGCGACGCTCGTGGACGGGCTCGCGGACGACGCGGGCCTCGTGGCCGAGGAGCAGTTCGGGCCGGCGCTGCCGATCCTGCGCTTCTCCGACGTCGACGACGCGATCGAGCGGGCCAACCGCGGCGACGCAGGGCTCGGCGCGAGCGTGTGGTCGTCGGATCCGGCCAGGGCCCGCGAGGTCGCCGCGCGCATCCAGGCGGGGTCCGTGTGGATCAACTCGCACGGCACGATCCACCCGATGGCGCCGTTCGGCGGCGTGAAGGGCTCGGGCTTCGGCCTCGAGTTCGGAGTGGAGGGCCTGAAGGCCGTGGCGGTGCCGCAGGTGATCCACGGCTGATCGCTGACGACGAGGGGCCCCGCGCGCTGCGCGGGGCCCCTCGTCGTCGCTCCGTCGGTCGAGGAGCGCGCGGCGCAGCCGCGCGCGTCACGAGACCCGGATCGGGGACGGGGTCTCGTGACGGCAGCGCCCTGCGGGCGCGGCCTCCTCGACCAGCAGGTGAGGGGAGCGGCGTCAGCGGATCGCGACGTGGTCCTCCCCGTCGGCGCCGTGGTGGCCGTCGTGGCCGTCGGCGGCCTCGCCGTGCGCGTGGCCGCCGCAGCCGCAGCTGCCGCCCTCGCAGCCGCAGCCGCCGCCATCGCCCGAGCGGCCGGCCTCCGGCACGTCGAGCGCGGGGTTGCGGTCGAGGAAGCCCACGGGCTTCAGCCAGAAGCCCGAGTAGTCGACGGGCATGATCGGCCAGTCCTCGGGGCGCGGGATGTGCGTGAGCCCGAACGCGTGCCAGACGACGAGGTCGCCGCCGTCGACCTCGCCGCCCGCGGCGACGTAGGCGGGCACGCCGTCGCCGCCCGCGTGCTGGTTGGGATAGCGCCCGGCGGGGAAGGTCTCGTCGTCGCGCTGCGCCGTCACCCACAGGTGCTGCGTCGCGAAGGTGCCGCGCGCGTGCACGCTCGACGCGGGATCGGCCATGAGCGTCGCCCGCGCCTCGGGGATCAGCTGGTACTCCGTCGGCTTCCCGAGCCCGTTCCTGCGCGTCGCCGAGCCGATGTGCCAGGTGCGGCCGAGCGCGCCGTCGCCGAGCCGGGATCCGGCCTCCGTCACCCGGTCGCGCCGGTGGCCGAAGGCGTTGCCCCACGGGTTCTCGGGCCCCATCGGGATGCGCACGAGGTCGACCTGGTCGACGTAGTTGTCGGTGCCGTCGACGTCCATGTCGAGGCGCGCGCAGAAGATGTGCTGGTGCACGGGCGCGAAGAGCCCGGAGGCGATCTCGGTGGCATGCCGCTGCTCGGTGCCGGGGTGGTCGGCACCGCAGAAGACGATGCCGGTGGCCTTCGCCTCGAACTGGATCGAGCCGTCGAGGTAGAGGTACCAGAAGAAGCCGTAGTCGTAGTTGCCGACCGTCGCGAAGTACGAGATCACGAGCCGCCGCGAGCGCCGCCCGTGCGTGGTCTCGCCGTCGAGCTCGCGGTGCTTCCAGAGGATGCCGTAGTCCTCCTCGTGCATGCAGATCGCGCGCGGGATCGTGAACGCCTCGCCCGTGTCGCCGGCCAGGTGCGCGTCGAAGTAGTGGATGGCGCCGAGGCAGTCGCAGCCGAGCGCGAGCGAGTTGGCGTTCTTGCCCAGGTGGTACTCGCCGGCGTCGAAGTAGCTGATCCAGCGGCGGGTCTCGCTCGTGTCCCCGTAGGGCACGACCATCTCGGGCACGCTCGCGCGGTGGATGACGCTGCGCAGCTCCTCGCCGTCCTGCCAGCCCAGCTGGTGCAGCACGAGCCCCTCGCGCATCGAGAAGCCCACGCGGAACCGCCACTGCTCCCACGTCACGTGGCTGCCGTCGACGCTGAAGCTCGGCCCCTCGGGCATCGTGATCTCGATGGGCTTGAGGCTCGTGCGGCGCGCGCCGACGGAGGCATCGTCGTAGTTGCCGTCGATGTCGGGCAGCGGCACCTGCCGCTCGTCGACGAGCTTCTCGACCTTCCGCCCCGTCACGTCGACGAGCAGCACGAGGCCCTCCACGGGGAACGACCACGGGTTGTCGCCCTCGTGCGGCGGCAGGAAGGTGAGCGAGCGCATCATGCGGCGGCCCACCTCGTCCGCCTCGCCGAACTGCCCCGGCGCGAGCGGCACGACGAGCGCCCGGTCCATGTGGTCGAGGCCGCGGGCGGCCATCGCGGCGCGCCAGCCCGCGTCGGCCTTCACGATCTCGTCGACGAGCTCGTACTCCTCGAAGAGGTACTGCGGCTGCCCATAGGGAGCCTCGCCCGTGGGCAGCGCGTCGATCGCCTCCACGCGGTCCTCGGCGGCGTCGGCGCCGAGCGCCACCACCGCCTCCCGCACGAGCCCGGAGCCGGTGTCGAGCAGCGTCGAGAGCACCCGCCGGCCGAGCGGTGCGCCCGGCGTCCAGGAAGCGAGCGCCGCCTTGGGCGCGTCGAGCAGCAGCTGCATCGGGAAGCGGGTGTCGTCGCGCAGCGCGCCCGCCGCCTCGAGCGCCGCCCGCACCCGGGCGATCTCGCCCGGGGTCAGCGCGTCGAGCGGATGGGCGGCCTCGATCAGGTGCGAGTCGCGGGCGCCGTGGGTGTGCGTGGCATCGGGCATGGGGTCTCCTCGTCGAGCGTGACCCTCACGCTAGGTGCGCCCGCGGGAGGTGTCTTGCGACTCAGCGCAGGCCGCTTGCCGTCGCCAGCGCGCGCGGCTCCGCATGCTCCGGCTCGAGCATCGTCGCCTGCCGGTACTCGCTCGGGCTCTGCTCGAAGGTCGCGCGGAACAGCCGCGAGAAGTGCGCGGGGTTCACGAGGCCCCAGCGGGCGGCGATCGCGGCGATCGTCTGCTCGTGGAGCGTGGCGTCCGCGAGGTCGCGGCGGATGTGCTCGAGGCGGCGCTCGCGGATCCACCCGGCGACGGTGATGCCGCGCTCGGCGAAGACCGCGTGCAGGTGCCGGGTGGAGATGAAGTGGGCCTTGGCGATCTGCGCGGGCGAGAGGTCGGGGTCGCCGAGCATCCGGTCGATCGTGCCGAGCATCTCGTGCAGCAGCTGCCGCTTCGGGTCCTGCTGGACGCCCTGCTGCAGCTCGGCCGAGACGAGCGTCATGAGCAGGTCGAGCGCCGTGCGCGCGAGCCGCTGGCCGTTGGACCCCGGCAGCTCCTCGAGGCTGCCGGCGAGCCCGGCGAGGAAGGGGTTCACGACGCGGCCGAGCGGCGACTCGAGCGGGAACGCGGTGGCGGTGACGGCGGCGAGCTCCTCGCGCGGCAGGTCGAGGTAGCCGTGCGGGAAGGTGATGACCAGCAGGCTCGAGGAGCCGTCGAAGCGCAGCGTGTAGGGCCGCGAGGTGTCGTAGATGGCGATGTCGCCCGGGTGCAGCAGCGCCACCCTGCCGTCCTGCTCGATCACCTCGTCGCCCGAGAGCTGCAGGCTCACCTTCACGAGGTCGCTCGAGCCCCGCTGCACGAGCTTGGGCGTGCGGGCGACGATGCTGGCGGTGTGCTCGATGCGGAACACCGAGACCGCGCCCACGTCGGTGCGGGCGATCCGCCCCTCGAAGGGCTCGTCGGAGAGCGGATGGATGTCGAGCGGCACGAAGTTCACCGCCACCTGGCGCCGCCACTCCGCGATGCCGATCGGCTCGCCGTCGAGCGGAGGGAAGTCGAAGGTCGATCGCACGCTGCCCCCTTGTGCCGGTCAGCATAGCCGCGCGCGGCGCGCGCGCGAGGCGCGCGCCCGGTCGATCGTGCGCGCTCCGTCAAGTGCCCGACGGCCCCGGGCAACCGCCGCGGCGTCAGGATCGCCGCGACCCCGCACCGTGCCGGCGAAGGAGCTGACCATGGCGACCGCATCCGCGACCCCCACCCCCGCGACCCCGACCTCCGCGAGCGCCGCGCCCGGGGAGGGCGCCGTGCGGCTCGGCGCGGGCGGCGCCGGCCTCGGCGTGCCCGCCATCGTGCTCATGATCATCGCCGCCTCCGCGCCCCTCACGGTCGTCGCGGGCGGCGTGACGACGAACTACGCCGTCTCGGGGCTGACGGGCGTGCCGCTCGGCATGCTGCTGCTCGCCGGCGGCCTCCTCGTCTATGCCGTCGGCTACGTGGCCATGAGCCGCCACATCCGCAACGCCGGCGCCTTCTACGCCTACATCGCGCGGGGCCTGGGCCCGGAGGCCGGGGTCGCGGGCGCCTGGACGGCGCTCGTCGCCTACAACGCGATGCAGATCGGCATCTACGGCATGCTCGGGTTCACCGCCTCGAGCTTCGTCGCGGCGAAGCTGGGCGTCGAGGTGCCCTGGTGGGTGTTCGTGCTCGTGACGATCGCGCTCATCGCCGTGCTCGGCGTCCACCGCGTCGACGTCTCGGTGAAGGTCGTGGGCGTCCTCGTGGCGCTGGAGTTCGCGGCGGTGCTCGTCTACGACCTCGTCTCGCTCGCGGCCGCTCCCGAGGGCGTCTCGGCGGCGGGCTTCGCGCCGGCCGACCTCTTCGCGCCCGGCATCGGCGTGGTGCTCGTCATGGGCATCGCGGCGTTCATGGGCTTCGAGTCGGGCGCGATCTACACGGAGGAGGCGCGCGACCCGGTGCGCACGGTGCCGCGCGCGACCTTCGCCGCCGTCATCGTCATCGGCGCCTTCTACGCCTTCAGCGCGTGGGCGATGCTCATCGGCTCCGGTCCGAGCGCCGCGGTCGCGGCGGCGCAGGCGAACGGCCCCGACCTGCTGTTCGTGCAGCTGGGGGAGCGGGTCGGCCCCATCGTCGCCGACCTCGCGCAGGTGCTCTTCCTCTCGAGCCTCCTCGCCGCGCTCATCTCGTTCCACCACGCCGTCGCCCGCTACGCCTTCGCGCTCGGGCGCGAGCACATGCTGCTGCCCGCGTTCGGCCGCGTGAACCGCCGCGGCGCGCCCGCGCTCGGCTCGATCGCGCAGACGGCGCTCGCCGCGGTCGTCGTCGTGGCCTTCGCGATCGCGGGCGCCGGGAGCGAGCTCGGCCCGCTCTACCCGGTGCTGACGCTCTTCACGTGGCTCACGAACCTCGGCGCGCTCGGCCTCATCGTGCTCATGGCGGTCGTCTCGATCGCCGTGATCGGCTTCTTCGCGCGGGACCGGCGGGGTGCCGGGGCGTGGACCCGGATCGTCGCGCCGACGATCGCCGCGGCCTTCTTCGCGACCGTGACCGTGCTGACGCTCGCCAACTGGAACCTGCTGCTGGGCGAGGCGGAGACCGGCTTCCTCACGTTCGCGCTCCCGGGGCTCCTCGTCGTCGCGGCGGTCGTCGGCGCCCTCGTCGCCGTGCAGGCGAAGCATCGCCGCCCGCACGCCTTCGAGTCGATCGGCACCGGCGCCGTCCCGACCGCCCGCGTCGACTGACGGCCGCAGGTCGACGAGCGCGCGGCGGAGCCGCTCGCGTCACGAGACCCAGCTCGCCGGCGGGGCCTCGTGACGGCAGCGCCCTGCAGACGCGGCCTCCTCGACCGGCGAAGAGCGGGCGCGGCCTCGCTCGATCCCGCATCGCAGGCTCAGGGCCGAGCAGGCGGGACTCTCGCGTCCGCTCGGCGCTGAGCCTGCGAAGCAGGAGGGGAGGGCGCGCCTCAGTCCTCCTGCAGCGGCTGCTTCGGCAGCTTCTTCACCCGCGCGCGGCGCTTCGGCCGGTCGGGGATCATCGAGCGCATCTCCTCGAGGCGGCCGAAGCACAGCAGTCGGTCCTCGGCGTGCAGCACCTCGCGGCCCTTCGGGTTCGGGATCACCGTCGTGCCGCGGTGCAGCGTGAGCACGGTGATGTCGCGGTCCCACAGGCCCGACTCGCGCACGGTGCTGCCGACGAGGTCGGCGTCCCCGTGCACGACGAGCTCGGCGACGCCGAAGCCCGTCGAGACGCTGAGGCGCTCCCGCACGTCGATCTCGGGGAACGCGACCTGGGCCGCGATGTGGTCGATGATCGCGCCGGCGACGTCGAGGTTCGTGGCGGTCTCGATGCCCTCGAGGCCGGGGGAGGAGTTGACCTCCATGACGAGCGGCCCGTCGTTGCCCTCGAGCATGTCGACGCCCGCGACCTTGAGGCCCATGATCTGCGCCGAGCGCACGGCGACGCGCTCGTACTCGGGGTCGAGCGTGACGGCCTCGACGCTGCCGCCGCGGTGCACGTTCGAGCGGAACTCGTCGCCCTGGGCGCTCCGGCGCATCGCGGCGACGACGCGGTCGCCCACGACGAGCGCGCGGATGTCGCGGCCCTTCGACTCCTGCACGAAGCGCTGGATGAGCACCTGCTGGCGCGTCGACTGCAGCGTCTCGATGATCGCCTCCGCGACCTTGATCGTGGGGGCGAGGATGACGCCGATGCCCTGGGTGCCCTCGAGCAGCTTCAGCACGACGGGCGCGCCGCCGACGCGCTCGATGGCGGGGATCACGTCGGCGCGGTCGCGCACGAAGGTCGTGGCCGGCATGCCGATGTCGTGGCGGGCGAGGATCTGCGTGGCGCGCAGCTTGTCGCGCGAGTTCGCGATGCCGTTGGCCGTGTTGGGCGTGTAGACGTCCATCTGCTCGAACTGCCGCACGACGGCGGTGCCGAAGTAGGTGATGGAGTTGCCGATGCGCGGTAGCACCGCGTCGTAGTCGCGCAGCTGG
This genomic interval carries:
- a CDS encoding RimK family alpha-L-glutamate ligase — translated: MRLAILSRAPRAYSTRRLRAAAVARGHDVKVLNTLRFAIDLSGDAPDLQFRGRQLRDYDAVLPRIGNSITYFGTAVVRQFEQMDVYTPNTANGIANSRDKLRATQILARHDIGMPATTFVRDRADVIPAIERVGGAPVVLKLLEGTQGIGVILAPTIKVAEAIIETLQSTRQQVLIQRFVQESKGRDIRALVVGDRVVAAMRRSAQGDEFRSNVHRGGSVEAVTLDPEYERVAVRSAQIMGLKVAGVDMLEGNDGPLVMEVNSSPGLEGIETATNLDVAGAIIDHIAAQVAFPEIDVRERLSVSTGFGVAELVVHGDADLVGSTVRESGLWDRDITVLTLHRGTTVIPNPKGREVLHAEDRLLCFGRLEEMRSMIPDRPKRRARVKKLPKQPLQED